The stretch of DNA TGTCTGGCAGGAGTGGGATCCACAGATCATTCACGTCCACCACCAGAGTTCGCCGTTCCCGACGCGGATCTGGCTGCCGCCATTCGCCGAGCCGATCGCGACGTTTGCGCCACCGTTGATGTCTCGGACCGTGAACAGCCTCGGGATGACGATGGCGACGATGCTGGAGTCTCGGGGACTCAGGGGAGCGACCCATATGGGCACGGGATTCGATGCCTGGTATCCCGGCTATGTGGACTATCTGCCACTCCTACAGAACCAGGCCGCGTTCTGGACGGAGACTGGACTCTATCGCTACGCGACACCGCACTTCTACACGCTGGCCGACTTCCCTGCGGACAAGCGCGATCTCCGTGCGGAATCGCTGTATCCCAGCCCCTGGGAGGGCGGGTGGTGGCGAATCGGTGACGCCGTTGAGTACATGCACGTCGCATCAATCGCCGTACTCGACTACGCCGCCAAGTACCGTGAGGACGTGCTCTACAATCGGTATCAGTCGGGCCGCGACCAGATTTTGAAGTACCAGGCCGAGCCCCCGTACGCCTACTTCATTTCGCAGGATCAGCGTGATCCGGTAGCGCCGGTGGAGCTTCTCCGTCGCCTGGCATACGCCGGCCTCCGGGTCCACCAACTATCCGATCCCGTAACGCATGAGGGCCTCACACACCCTGCGGGCACGTGGGTTCTCGCTCTCGATCAGGAGTTCGGGGAGCTGGCCCGCCAGGTGATGAGCGTGCAGACCTACCCCGACCTGAGAGAGTATCCGGAGGGTCCGCCCGAACAGCCGTACGACGCGGCTGGCTGGACACTGCCGTACCAGATGGACGTCCGTGTCGTTACAGCGACTCAGCCACTCGGCGACGACGTGCGCGCGGCCATGCAGCCACTGACCACTGAGGCCACTCCGTGGGACGCTGACGTCTCGGACGCATCGCCATTCGATCGTGTCGGAGGCGTCGGCTTCGATTCGAATCCGGTCGCGGCGGCGATTGTCCCCAAGCCGGGTGCCACGATGGGTAGTGGCTCGACGCTTTTCCTCGACCCAGCACAGAACAACACGTTCCGGGCCCTCAACGATGCCTGGGATGCAGGAGCCTCCGTCGCGGTGGCGGGCGGGCGCTACGCCGTCGAAAACATATCGGACTCAGAGCGAGACCGAATGGTAAGGGACTACGCGTTGCAGGCGGCGCTGGGCGGATCAGCTGGCACGCCCCTCCCCCGCGCACGGCTGGGGATGTATCGCCCCTGGTCGCCAAGCATGGACGAAGGCTGGACCCGGTGGCTCTACGAACAGTATGGCTTCGCGTTCACGAATCTGAGGGACGCGGATGTCCGCGCCGGAGAGCTCCGTTCGCGCTATGACGTGATCGTGCTGCCGTCGGAACGACCCAACGGCCTCATGAACGGGTTCGCCAACGGGTCTGTGCCCGGACAGTACGTGGGCGGCCTCGGCGCTGAGGGCGTTCGGAGCCTGGCTGGCTTCGTACGAGAGGGGGGCACCCTCGTCTGCATGAGTTCTTCAGCTGACCTCTGCATCGACGAGTTGAACCTGCCGGTCGAAAACGTCGTCCGGGGGCTCGGGCGAGGCGTCTTCTTCTCCGCAGGCTCGCTTTTGGAGGTACGCACAGACGTATCTCATCCCTTAATGGCTGGCATGCCGGAACGAGCCAAGATCTTCTTCGATCGCAGCCCAGTGTTTACCACGAAAGAAGGCTTCGAGGGCGCAGTGCTCGCGGCATATGAGGCTGACGGGTCGCCTCTACTGTCAGGATACTTGCTCGGCGAAGACCATCTACAGGGTCAGGCCGCAGCGGTCGACGTGAAACACGGCGACGGGCACGTCGTCCTCCTCGGCTTCCGCCCACAGTGGCGGGGCCAGCCCTCCGGGACGTTCCGCACCCTGTTCAACGCCAGCCTCTTCCACAGCGAAGTCGCGCGTAGTGCGGTCGGAGCCGACGGATTCTGGGCTCCGCCAGCTGACACTGACGAAGATGAAGGAAACTAGCCAGGCACGAACTAGCCGGGGCCGCGCTTCAGGCCTGGTGGGCCATGCGCTCCCACAACTCTGACAGCTGGTCGGACACCTCCACCATCGCATCGTGGGCGATGGTGTCGAGGCGCTGGGCCACAACCGGGCCGATCAGCCGCTGAAGGAAGCGCGCTGGATGGTCCAGGTCCCAGTCAAGAAACGGCTCGGGCCCCTTATCAAGGTTCTCAATGATCCGTATGACGAGGTACGAGTCGTCGAGAAGCCCTGGCAGGCCCTGGGTCATCTCGGGAATCAGGTCCAGCGGTTGAACGTAGTAAAGCTCCGCGTGATCCAGAAGCGGGAGCACCACCGCAGACAGTGCCCGGTTCTCTCCCTCCTGGCGAGCGCGAGCCAAGAAGACGGGAACGGATTCGATGACCTCCAGCGCGGTATCGGCCGCCTTCTTTACGTCTGAGGCATTCGCTTCCGGCATTGCCTTGGCGATGAACCGCACAAGAGCGTCTGTGCCACCTCTGACCCTTGCGCTCTCGATGATTGCAAGAATGTCCGGGATGCGGCCGCCGTGGTCAGTCACTGACCGCCTCTCGTATAGACGACTTCCCCGCCGACGATCGTATAGACAACCTCCGTCTCGGGAATTTGAGCTTCGTCGATTGTCATGATGTCCTGTGACAGGACCGTGATATCAGCCAGCTTTCCGACCTCAAGACTGCCCTTCAGGTCCTCTTCGAACGCCCCATACGCGGCGTTGATCGTGTAAGAACGCAGCGCCTCCATACGACTCATGCGCTGGTCGGGGAAGAAGACCTTGCCGGTGGACGGCATGCGCGAGACCGTCGAGTAGTAGCTGGAGATCGGACTCACGTCCTCAACTGGCGCGTCCGTACCATTCATGATGGTCGCGCCTGACTGCATCAACTTCTGCCAGACATAGGCGCCTTCCTCCGCACGCTGGTACCCAAGCTTCGGTTCGACCCAAGGAGCGTCGGAGGTCGCATGGACTCCCTGCATCGACGCGATCACGCCGAGTGCTCCGAAGCGCGGGATATCATCGGGGTGTAGGTGCTGCGCGTGTTCGATCCGCCAGCGGTGGTCGCCTGGCCCCGCTGACTCATACGCGGCCTCGAAAATATCGAGCGTCTCACGATTCCCACGATCACCGATCGCGTGGACGTTGAACTGGTAGCCATGCTCCATAGCCAGTCGCGCTGTTTCTTCAACGTCTTCCAGCGGTGTCGTGTTGAGTCCCGAGGTCGATGGGTTGTCGACATACGGTGCGAGTAGCCAGGCACCATGTGACCCCAAGGCCCCATCGATGGCCACCTTGATCGCCCGGACCGTCAGCTGTTCATCTCCGTACCCGATGATGCGATACGATTCGAGGTTCTCGGCCAGATTGGCCGGGCTCGCCCTGATCATCGAGTACAGTCGGATCTTCAGGCTGCCGTCATCGACCATGCCCTTCCACAGGTCTGTTGTCGCAAAACCGGCTCCCGCGTCCTGGAAGGAAGTGATGCCTTTGGAGAACGCCTCTTCCTGGGCCAGCAAGGCTACTTGACGAGGCTCCGGGGCCGGGGCGCCTTCGGCCGCCGGGCGAAGCAGTCTCGACGCAGTCTCGCGAAACGCTCCGGTGGGGCTCCCATCTGGGCCTCGAACGATCTCACCGCCCTCCGGATCAGACGTGGCAGCCGTGACCCCTGCGATCTCCATCGCCCGAGCGTTCGCGAAGGTCGCATGGCCACTCGAATGACCCAGCAGGACCGGGTTGTCGGGAGAAACCGCGCTCAGCGCATCATGGAAAGGCATTCCGTCGACGTTGGGCTCTGGACGCACGCTCCACTTCTCCTGGTGCCACCCTCCCCCCGAAATGACCTGTCCTGGCTCAGCCTCAGCGACGGCGGACGCGACGAGCGCGACGACGTCGTCCCAACTCGAGAGGTCCACGAGATTCAGCTCGAGTTTCGTCTCACCGAGCCGCATGTAGTGTGCGTGTCCTTCGATGAATCCGGGGATGGCAGTCCGGCCCTCAAGGTTGATGACCTCTGTGCCGGAGCCGATGAAGGACTCGACGTCAGCCTCGGAGCCGAGGGCGACGATCCGACCGTCCTTCGAAGCCAATGCCTGTACTTCCGTTCCCGCAAAATCAACGGTGATGATGTTGCCGTTCAGCAGAACGAGGTCCGCGTCCGTTGCGGACGAGCCAGGGCCGCACGCAGACAGAACAAGAAGCACCGCTGCTGGCATAAGGCATAATTGAACACTGCTCGTCATACCCTACTCTCCAATCGAAACACGCGTCCTGCACTCTGCGGGGTCGCGAAAATGGCGAAGATAGCATAGACCGGAGGAAGGGCAACGAGGCCTGGGGGAAGCACGCTGAAGAAGTGATCACCAACGACGTCCAGGGCACGATCAAATTCGCCTGGGTCCCGAATAGTGAGTGGTCATCTTCCTTGTACGTGACGGCATCCGAAACCTCGATAGCCGCCTCGTGGGCGGGGGCGGGACAAAATGGAAACAGTGTATGCGGGACCCTGGAGCGCTCGGGTGAAGTTCGATCACGAGGCCAGTTCCGACACGACCTTCCAGCGCGTCACGTTCGGGCAACCGCGCATGAGCGACTTTGGGGACTACTTTGTGGATGTGTCCAATTCGCTCTCCACGACGCGCTTGTTCCCTAATCGAGACTCTTTCGATCGGATCATCGAGCAGAACCCAGTCGTGGTGTGCGGCGTCTACCGAGTCCTGACTGAGCGACTGCGTAATAGGTTAGCCTAGGTCGTGGACAGCTGATATCGAGGTTTTAGAGTTCCCCGAGAATTAAGCTCAAAACGAGCTGTACGATTCTTTTCGCCATAGCAACCATGCGCGGCCATACGGGCGGCACGCCTTCCAAGCTTATCAGGGGCTTCAGATGCGGGCGTTTCGAAGCCTGAGGCTGTTCGCGACCACGGTGACCGAGCTGAACGCCATCGCTAATGCTGCCAGAATCGGGTGCAGCGACCTGACCATCATCGGCAGGAACGTCAGAGAGTAGAGAGCACCTGCGGCGACCGGGATCAGAGCCGCGTTATAGAAGAACGCCCAGAACAGGTTCTGCTCGATGGTCGCCATTGTCTGTCGGCTCAATGCCAGGGCTTCCGGCACCGAACGGAGGTCGCCACGCATCAGGACGACATCGGCGGTTTCCATCGCGACATCGGTTCCGGTGCCGATGGCGATTCCCACGTCAGCCCGAGCCAGCGCGGGGGCGTCGTTGATGCCGTCTCCCACCATAGCGACCGCGCCATCGCACGACGCCATAATCTCCGCGACAACTTCGGCCTTCTGGGCCGGAAGTACTTCCGCCCGAACGTCATCGATTCCAACCTCCGCAGCGATGTGCCTCGCGACATGCGCATTGTCTCCGGTGAGCATCACCACACGCACGCCAGACGACTTCAACGCGCGCACGGCCTCAGCCGAGCCCTCCCTCACCGCATCGGCCACACCGATGAGTCCGGAAACCTGCCCGTCGATCGAGACCCATAATGGGGTCTGAGCTCTGCCTTCGACTCGGGACGCTTCCCCCGGCCAACGCGTAGCATCAAGGTCCATTCCAAGTTCAGCGTCGATGAAGGCCCGAGTTCCTACGAGGACGGCCTTGCCGTCCACTCCGGCGCGGACACCACGGCCTAGGATGGCCTGAAAACCCGTGGGTTCCGCCAGATCCAGCTCACGAGCTTTTGCTTCACGCACGATCGCCTCAGCAAGCGGGTGCTCACTGTGCCGCTCGGCTGCTCCAGCTAACTGGAGCAACTCGTCTTTGTCCCCGTTCGCGATCACGTCGAGCACTGCCGGCTCTCCACGAGTCAGCGTCCCGGTCTTGTCCATGACAACGACGCGTACGTCACGCGCCCGCTCAAGCGCCTCAGAACTCCGGAATAGGATGCCGCGTCGAGCGGCCCGGCCCGTGCCCGCCATCACTGCGGTTGGTGTCGCGAGTCCGAGCGCACAGGGACACGCGATGACCAGTACCGCCACAAATCGAATGATGGCTTCGGTCGCGCCGGCCCCTATACCGACCCACCAGACGACGAGAGTGAGCGTCGCAATCGCGACGACAACCGGGACGAACATCGAGGCCACTCGGTCAGCTAGCCGCTGGATCGGCGCCTTGCTGCCTTGCGCCTCCCGCACCATCCGCACGACCTGGGCAAGAGCGGTGTCCGTACCCACGCGCGTTGCCTTCATCTGAAAGGCACCGGTGCGGTTCACCGTGGCTCCAGTGACCGGCGAGTCCACTCCCTTCTCGACCGGCAGGCTCTCGCCGGTGAGCATGCTCTCGTCGAGCGTCGATGATCCACTGACGATGAAACCATCGACCGGTACGCGCTCTCCGGGCCGAACGAGCAGGATGTCACCGACCCGTACGTCATCGATGGCGACATCCGTCTCGAGGTCGCCTGCGGTTTCGCTGCTTTCCGGGTTGACCCTGTGGGCCGTCGACGGCCTCAGACTCATCAGCTCCTGAATCGCAGAGCCGGCCTCGCCCTTCGCCCTCACCTCAAGAAGCTTACCGAGCTTGATGAGCGTGATGATCAGGGCCGCCGTCTCGAAATAGACATGCTCGCCTGCCGCCGTACTCCCCTGGCTCAGTAAAACCACGATGACGACCGAATACCCGAACGCCACCGACGATCCCATCGCCACGAGGACATCCATGTTCGCCGCACGGTTCCGGAGGCTCTTCAACGCCCCCATGTAGTAGTCCCATCCCACGTAGAACTGAACCGGCGCCGCCATCGCAAACATCAGCCAGTTGACCCACGGCTCGTGTACCCATGCACCCAGGAGTGAGAAGTCGCGTGCCATGCTGAGCGAAAAGAGTGGCGCGGCAAAAAACACACCCGTCGCAAATTTTATCGTCTGCTCCGAAATCTCGGCACTGCGAGCGATGGACTCTGCCGACTCCAGATCGGCTCCCGGCTCTGCGAGCACCACCCCATAGCCGACCCGCTCGATCGCCGCGGCCATCTCTTCGACGGTGATGGAATCCTTATCGAAACGAATCGTCGCACGCTCGGTGGCATAATTGACCACGGCCTCGTCTATGCCCGCAGTCTTCCGCAGAGTGCGCTCGACGGTAGCCACGCAGTTGGCGCAGGTCATCCCCGTCACGGGGATCGTGACCTCACGAGCGTGTGCCATCGGTGAGGCTATCCCGCCGGCGGGAAGTTGATCTCTTTCATCGTCGCTTCGATGGCCACCCAATCAGTCGTGTCCGGATCCCATGAAATCGTGACCCGCTTAGAGACTTGCTCCGCCGACACGGACGCGACACCGGCCACCTCGGCGACCTCGCGCTGAATTGTGGCGACGCAATGGCCACATGTGATTCCAGGGACATCCACAGTCTTCTCCTCCATGTTCACAATCCTCATAGCGATGTGTGTTGCGTTGATCAGAGTCTGGCGGTCGCGTCGTAGACCTGCATTAATTCGGCGAGGACCTTCTCTCGCGCATCGCCGTCCGGGGCTTGCATGGCATCGGTCACGCAGCTGCGGAGGTGGTCATCGAGTACGAGTGCGCTGACTTTCTTAAGTGCGCTCTGTATGGCCACAATTTGATTGACGACATCCACACAATATGCACCCTCGTCGACCATTCGCTGCACCCCACGCACGTGCCCCTCGACGCTCTTGAGTCGCCGCGTGATGTCTGGTGTGTTCTCGTGCTCCATAGACCATCTCTCGACTTCAAGAAAATACCCACCCCCCTGGGGGGTGGGGTGGAAATACTCAAAGTAAGGTGACTGCGAGCGAGGGTTCCAGTCAACGAACGGTGCGCCCCACACCTTGATGCGCCCTGAGCACCGAACCACCTTCTTCTACCCACCCTTCCACGGTTTCGGGACACTGCAGAATGTCGATCACGTCATCGATCAAAGCTGTCGGCACGCTCAGCCAGGGCGTTGCCGAAGGCATTCCCGATGCTACGGAGGATGCCGATCCGATTGACCTCTTCCATCAATGGTTCGAGGCCGCCACCGAATCCGACATTCTCCTCCCTGAGTCGGTCGCGCTCGCAACCGCCGACGCGGAGGGACGCCCGTCCGTTCGGATGGTCCTCATGAAGAACGTGGACAAGCACGGCTTCGTCTTCTTCACGAACTACAGCAGTCGGAAAGCCACGGAGCTCGAAGCCAATCCGCACGCAGCGCTCTGCTTCCACTGGGCTGTACAGGAGCGTCAGGTGCGGGTTACCGGCGCGGTGACAAGGATTTCGCAAGAAGAGAGCGACGCTTACTTCCAGTCGCGAGGGCGTGGAAGTCGTGTGGGAGCGTGGGCCTCAAAGCAGAGTCAGCCTCTGCCCGCGCGCTCAAGGCTCGAACAGCGGACCCTCGAAGCGCGCGACCGGTTTGCGAACACGGATGTGCCGCTCCCGCCGTTCTGGGGAGGATACCGAATCGACCCGGAAACAATCGAGTTCTGGCAGGGTCGAGCAGATCGACTTCACGACCGACTCGTGTTCTCTCGCGTGACCGACGGCTGGGCTACGAAACGGCTCTACCCCTAGGGGCGCATCACAGTCGTCCCTCTGAGACTCGCCGGGTCCCGGGGTCGGCACGCAGGACTGGCGGTAGCCCTCCCGAAATCGTCCCTTGTCTCCACGTGGACATTGGAGGTCGGAGGAGACCGTGGCCGGCAGGGCGTACTTCACAAACGCTTCTTTAAAATTCCTGAAGGAGCTCAAGGAGAACGAGTCTCGCTCCGAAGGGAATATCAAAGACCCCGCACTCAGCCTAACCGCGGACTTCGGACCCTATCTGAACAAGATGCGTCCTCACTTCATGGCCACGCCGCGTTCGCTCTTCCGCATCTACCGCGATACGCGATTCAGGAAGAACAAGACGCACTACAAGACGGCGAGCGAAGAGATTTCATCTGTGTCCAGTCCGGGACCCAGAAGCTGGTGGCATCCGAAAATCTTCCAGCGGAACTCGCCGCCCGTTTCAAAGCAGGTATCCCGCTCGTGCGCTTCCTTCACAAGACGCTCAACGTCCCATTCTAGTCCACTGACATGAGGCAGGCACCGTGACTCTCGGTCTCCAGGCGGCTCTCGCACTCTTCCCCATCTCCCTGGGAGGAATTCTGCTAGTGGGCTTTCGCGTTCCAGCAAAGCACGCCATGCCCGCCGCATATGTAGCCGCCGTCGCCGTGGCGTTCGGTGTGTGGCAGA from Longimicrobiales bacterium encodes:
- a CDS encoding M14 family metallopeptidase, yielding MRYLRSIAFLYAAFLSIPVSADAQVPTPASVLGFEPGADFELANYEQSIDYFQQLDAASDRITMINVGRTSEGRDWWLALISSPENLRDVEWYRDIADQLAHPADLDDASALALARSGKAIVDISGGLHASEAAGAQHTIGLAYELVASDEPRIAAIRENVITALWPSLNPDGQTMISDWYLSNVGTQYEVAPMPWLYQKYIGHDNNRDGYMLNMVESRVLSRVWQEWDPQIIHVHHQSSPFPTRIWLPPFAEPIATFAPPLMSRTVNSLGMTMATMLESRGLRGATHMGTGFDAWYPGYVDYLPLLQNQAAFWTETGLYRYATPHFYTLADFPADKRDLRAESLYPSPWEGGWWRIGDAVEYMHVASIAVLDYAAKYREDVLYNRYQSGRDQILKYQAEPPYAYFISQDQRDPVAPVELLRRLAYAGLRVHQLSDPVTHEGLTHPAGTWVLALDQEFGELARQVMSVQTYPDLREYPEGPPEQPYDAAGWTLPYQMDVRVVTATQPLGDDVRAAMQPLTTEATPWDADVSDASPFDRVGGVGFDSNPVAAAIVPKPGATMGSGSTLFLDPAQNNTFRALNDAWDAGASVAVAGGRYAVENISDSERDRMVRDYALQAALGGSAGTPLPRARLGMYRPWSPSMDEGWTRWLYEQYGFAFTNLRDADVRAGELRSRYDVIVLPSERPNGLMNGFANGSVPGQYVGGLGAEGVRSLAGFVREGGTLVCMSSSADLCIDELNLPVENVVRGLGRGVFFSAGSLLEVRTDVSHPLMAGMPERAKIFFDRSPVFTTKEGFEGAVLAAYEADGSPLLSGYLLGEDHLQGQAAAVDVKHGDGHVVLLGFRPQWRGQPSGTFRTLFNASLFHSEVARSAVGADGFWAPPADTDEDEGN
- a CDS encoding amidohydrolase → MTSSVQLCLMPAAVLLVLSACGPGSSATDADLVLLNGNIITVDFAGTEVQALASKDGRIVALGSEADVESFIGSGTEVINLEGRTAIPGFIEGHAHYMRLGETKLELNLVDLSSWDDVVALVASAVAEAEPGQVISGGGWHQEKWSVRPEPNVDGMPFHDALSAVSPDNPVLLGHSSGHATFANARAMEIAGVTAATSDPEGGEIVRGPDGSPTGAFRETASRLLRPAAEGAPAPEPRQVALLAQEEAFSKGITSFQDAGAGFATTDLWKGMVDDGSLKIRLYSMIRASPANLAENLESYRIIGYGDEQLTVRAIKVAIDGALGSHGAWLLAPYVDNPSTSGLNTTPLEDVEETARLAMEHGYQFNVHAIGDRGNRETLDIFEAAYESAGPGDHRWRIEHAQHLHPDDIPRFGALGVIASMQGVHATSDAPWVEPKLGYQRAEEGAYVWQKLMQSGATIMNGTDAPVEDVSPISSYYSTVSRMPSTGKVFFPDQRMSRMEALRSYTINAAYGAFEEDLKGSLEVGKLADITVLSQDIMTIDEAQIPETEVVYTIVGGEVVYTRGGQ
- a CDS encoding heavy metal translocating P-type ATPase codes for the protein MAHAREVTIPVTGMTCANCVATVERTLRKTAGIDEAVVNYATERATIRFDKDSITVEEMAAAIERVGYGVVLAEPGADLESAESIARSAEISEQTIKFATGVFFAAPLFSLSMARDFSLLGAWVHEPWVNWLMFAMAAPVQFYVGWDYYMGALKSLRNRAANMDVLVAMGSSVAFGYSVVIVVLLSQGSTAAGEHVYFETAALIITLIKLGKLLEVRAKGEAGSAIQELMSLRPSTAHRVNPESSETAGDLETDVAIDDVRVGDILLVRPGERVPVDGFIVSGSSTLDESMLTGESLPVEKGVDSPVTGATVNRTGAFQMKATRVGTDTALAQVVRMVREAQGSKAPIQRLADRVASMFVPVVVAIATLTLVVWWVGIGAGATEAIIRFVAVLVIACPCALGLATPTAVMAGTGRAARRGILFRSSEALERARDVRVVVMDKTGTLTRGEPAVLDVIANGDKDELLQLAGAAERHSEHPLAEAIVREAKARELDLAEPTGFQAILGRGVRAGVDGKAVLVGTRAFIDAELGMDLDATRWPGEASRVEGRAQTPLWVSIDGQVSGLIGVADAVREGSAEAVRALKSSGVRVVMLTGDNAHVARHIAAEVGIDDVRAEVLPAQKAEVVAEIMASCDGAVAMVGDGINDAPALARADVGIAIGTGTDVAMETADVVLMRGDLRSVPEALALSRQTMATIEQNLFWAFFYNAALIPVAAGALYSLTFLPMMVRSLHPILAALAMAFSSVTVVANSLRLRNARI
- a CDS encoding heavy-metal-associated domain-containing protein → MEEKTVDVPGITCGHCVATIQREVAEVAGVASVSAEQVSKRVTISWDPDTTDWVAIEATMKEINFPPAG
- a CDS encoding metal-sensitive transcriptional regulator, translated to MEHENTPDITRRLKSVEGHVRGVQRMVDEGAYCVDVVNQIVAIQSALKKVSALVLDDHLRSCVTDAMQAPDGDAREKVLAELMQVYDATARL
- the pdxH gene encoding pyridoxamine 5'-phosphate oxidase, with translation MSITSSIKAVGTLSQGVAEGIPDATEDADPIDLFHQWFEAATESDILLPESVALATADAEGRPSVRMVLMKNVDKHGFVFFTNYSSRKATELEANPHAALCFHWAVQERQVRVTGAVTRISQEESDAYFQSRGRGSRVGAWASKQSQPLPARSRLEQRTLEARDRFANTDVPLPPFWGGYRIDPETIEFWQGRADRLHDRLVFSRVTDGWATKRLYP